A portion of the Paenibacillus sp. PvR098 genome contains these proteins:
- a CDS encoding M1 family metallopeptidase codes for MKKQIGSPIVSWGLLMIIACGATLLTNALLSADSRSDAPASGWKLSAEAAYPAAFPAEGRLDPLVLKPIRSAAGHSVVEAPEWPSSRGQADGSSTGIFLPTANAQPVSGRLTEPAAPPPAPPSLPVKPVEKPAPKPLSNRIVEYHLNVELDAEGKLIKGTSSLTWKNPGSQPVQELYFHLYPNAFESKKTTFMKESGGKLRDDASKEGSFGGMTVSSIQALDGAETELIDRIEYIRPDDGNKDDNTLIRVPLPKPVMPGDKVNLRTQFSVKLPQVFARMGYANDFVMAGQWFPKVAVYEPKGTRGRTVEGWNLHQYHGNSEFYADFGIFDVRIKVPSNHKVAATGFPTKPVSDDGKTKTYTFYSDDVHDFAWAASPHFVYHEEPYATPHLPGVRIKLYLDPKHEHLKVRYMTAAKKALARYSQWYGSYPYNTLSIVVPPEEGNGAGGMEYPTLITAWGAAEENPSLELERVVVHEIGHQFFYGMVASNEFEEAWLDEGFTSYIEDKLMEAEYGVRPNLLVESSYITNPAALQKNAWSYDGHHHYAENVYTRAKLVLKAIERQVGPETMDKILRTYFQRWKFKHPTTTDFQQVVEDVTQTSWKPFFDQYVYNGMMVDYAVTGIKVQKVTDKGQTYYENSVQLSKLGGTYHNVPIRFYFADGTQLDKTWDGADSEVIMKLNHTAPLTWVAIDPEHSIVLENKRINSFMKTEVDTRLSVRLNVGIVKILETLFGWVAW; via the coding sequence ATGAAAAAACAAATCGGCAGCCCAATCGTATCATGGGGCCTACTTATGATCATCGCTTGCGGCGCCACACTGCTTACGAATGCCCTGCTATCGGCAGACTCCCGGTCAGATGCGCCCGCCTCCGGGTGGAAGCTGTCCGCAGAAGCCGCTTACCCTGCCGCGTTCCCTGCCGAAGGGAGACTTGATCCGCTCGTCCTGAAGCCCATAAGGTCGGCTGCTGGGCACTCCGTCGTCGAAGCGCCCGAATGGCCTTCATCCAGAGGACAAGCGGACGGCTCATCTACGGGCATTTTTTTGCCGACGGCAAACGCACAGCCGGTTAGCGGACGGCTTACGGAACCGGCGGCTCCTCCGCCCGCGCCGCCCAGCCTGCCGGTAAAGCCGGTCGAAAAACCGGCACCGAAGCCGTTATCCAACCGCATCGTCGAATACCATCTGAATGTAGAGCTGGATGCTGAAGGCAAGCTGATTAAAGGCACATCATCGCTGACATGGAAAAACCCCGGCAGTCAGCCGGTACAGGAGCTTTATTTTCACCTGTACCCGAATGCATTCGAGTCGAAGAAAACGACGTTCATGAAGGAATCCGGCGGGAAGCTGCGAGACGACGCCAGTAAGGAAGGCAGCTTCGGCGGCATGACGGTTAGTTCCATCCAGGCGCTTGACGGTGCCGAGACAGAGCTGATCGACCGGATCGAGTACATCCGGCCGGATGACGGCAATAAGGATGACAACACCTTGATTAGGGTACCGCTTCCGAAGCCCGTCATGCCGGGCGATAAAGTAAACCTGCGCACGCAATTTTCCGTGAAGCTGCCGCAGGTCTTTGCCAGAATGGGCTATGCGAACGATTTCGTGATGGCAGGACAATGGTTCCCCAAGGTAGCCGTATATGAACCCAAAGGCACCCGCGGGCGGACTGTTGAGGGTTGGAATTTGCATCAGTATCACGGAAACTCAGAGTTTTATGCGGATTTTGGTATTTTTGACGTTAGGATTAAGGTGCCCTCCAATCACAAGGTAGCGGCCACCGGTTTCCCGACCAAGCCCGTCTCCGATGACGGCAAAACGAAAACGTATACGTTCTACTCCGATGATGTACATGATTTTGCTTGGGCTGCTTCACCGCATTTTGTATACCATGAAGAACCATACGCTACGCCTCACCTGCCTGGTGTCCGCATCAAGCTGTATCTCGACCCGAAGCATGAGCACCTGAAAGTCCGTTACATGACAGCCGCCAAAAAAGCGCTCGCCCGGTATTCCCAGTGGTACGGCAGTTATCCCTATAACACACTGTCGATCGTCGTGCCGCCGGAAGAGGGGAACGGGGCCGGTGGGATGGAGTACCCGACGCTGATTACAGCATGGGGCGCCGCCGAAGAGAATCCGAGTCTGGAGCTGGAAAGGGTTGTGGTGCATGAGATCGGCCACCAATTCTTTTATGGCATGGTCGCCAGCAATGAATTTGAAGAGGCGTGGCTGGACGAAGGCTTTACTTCCTATATAGAAGACAAACTAATGGAGGCGGAATACGGCGTTCGTCCGAATCTGCTCGTGGAATCAAGCTACATCACAAATCCCGCAGCGCTGCAGAAGAACGCCTGGAGCTATGACGGACACCATCATTATGCCGAGAACGTGTATACCCGAGCCAAACTGGTACTGAAGGCGATCGAGCGGCAGGTCGGTCCCGAGACGATGGATAAGATCCTGCGCACCTACTTTCAGCGTTGGAAATTCAAGCACCCGACCACGACGGATTTTCAACAGGTGGTGGAGGATGTGACCCAAACCAGCTGGAAGCCGTTTTTTGACCAGTATGTCTATAATGGAATGATGGTCGACTACGCCGTAACCGGCATCAAAGTGCAGAAAGTGACGGACAAGGGCCAAACCTACTATGAGAACAGCGTGCAGCTGAGTAAGCTTGGCGGCACCTATCACAACGTACCGATCCGGTTCTATTTTGCCGATGGAACACAGCTCGATAAAACCTGGGACGGCGCGGACAGCGAGGTCATCATGAAGCTGAATCACACGGCTCCGCTGACGTGGGTGGCCATTGACCCGGAGCACTCCATCGTACTGGAGAACAAGCGGATCAACAGCTTTATGAAAACGGAAGTCGATACGAGGCTTTCGGTACGTCTGAACGTGGGAATTGTAAAAATTCTGGAGACCTTGTTCGGCTGGGTCGCATGGTGA
- a CDS encoding 4a-hydroxytetrahydrobiopterin dehydratase produces the protein MNEKLTEEEVNVRLEQVGSWAIEEGGKWIARKYRFPSFMDSIGFVGEVARIAEELNHHPMISIDYRMVTLRLTSWSAGGLTKLDFASAQRYDAAYTVFGQ, from the coding sequence ATGAACGAGAAGCTGACCGAAGAGGAAGTGAATGTCCGTCTGGAGCAAGTGGGGAGTTGGGCAATAGAAGAAGGGGGCAAATGGATCGCTAGAAAGTACCGTTTCCCGTCCTTCATGGACAGTATCGGGTTCGTGGGTGAGGTGGCCCGGATCGCGGAGGAACTGAATCACCATCCGATGATCTCCATCGATTATCGGATGGTGACGCTGCGTCTCACTTCGTGGAGCGCAGGGGGTCTTACGAAACTTGACTTCGCCAGTGCTCAGAGGTACGATGCGGCTTATACAGTCTTTGGACAATGA
- a CDS encoding C40 family peptidase yields MKKKLVGFTLSLAMFCTVSVGSAFAETPLSAAVNAGLGSPYKWAGTTTNGFDCSGYTSWVFDKFGIDLSRSSKSQAQEGQWVAEDQLRPGDLVFYNTDGKGISHVGVYVGGGKFYHSATNKGVTITEMSESYYDNRYVTARRILSDEQYQRLMTDAK; encoded by the coding sequence TTGAAGAAGAAGCTTGTAGGTTTTACACTTTCTTTGGCTATGTTTTGCACGGTTTCGGTGGGCAGCGCATTCGCTGAAACCCCACTAAGCGCAGCGGTAAACGCAGGTTTGGGATCGCCTTACAAATGGGCTGGCACCACGACCAACGGCTTTGATTGCTCCGGCTATACTTCTTGGGTGTTCGACAAGTTCGGTATCGATCTGTCGCGTTCCTCCAAGAGCCAAGCCCAAGAAGGGCAATGGGTAGCCGAAGATCAGCTTCGTCCCGGGGACCTCGTGTTCTACAATACGGACGGTAAAGGGATTTCTCATGTAGGCGTGTATGTGGGAGGCGGCAAGTTCTACCACTCCGCTACAAACAAAGGCGTTACGATTACTGAAATGAGTGAATCTTACTACGACAATCGCTATGTGACGGCCCGACGGATTTTGTCGGACGAGCAGTATCAGCGGTTAATGACCGACGCCAAGTAA
- a CDS encoding sulfurtransferase, giving the protein MKHVVSQEWLFEQGIQDHVVIADCRFVLSQPEAGRQSYEIDHICGAYYFDLERDLSGPKEKHGGRHPLPDLQELAAKLGRAGIHENCVVVAYDDQGGAMASRLWWLLTFLGHDKVYILDKGYSEWKEAGYPVTEELPVEQQAVFTPKVRSEMLVNVEQVKERIGRQGTVLVDSREEKRYLGMEETIDPVAGHIPGAKPYFWKEGLQAAGGWKDASEQEARFADLRSADELIVYCGSGVTACPNVLAFSEAGFNNVKLYAGSWSDWVSYKDNPVATGRE; this is encoded by the coding sequence TTGAAGCATGTAGTGAGTCAAGAATGGTTGTTTGAGCAAGGAATCCAAGACCATGTGGTGATAGCGGACTGCCGCTTTGTACTGAGCCAGCCTGAAGCCGGTAGACAAAGCTATGAAATAGACCATATTTGCGGAGCGTATTATTTTGATCTGGAGCGCGATTTATCCGGTCCGAAAGAAAAGCACGGAGGAAGGCATCCGCTTCCCGATCTTCAGGAACTTGCTGCAAAGCTTGGCCGGGCGGGCATCCATGAGAATTGCGTGGTTGTCGCTTACGATGATCAAGGCGGCGCGATGGCGTCGCGGTTGTGGTGGCTGCTGACCTTCCTCGGTCATGATAAGGTGTACATTCTGGATAAGGGCTATTCGGAGTGGAAGGAAGCGGGGTATCCCGTAACGGAGGAACTGCCCGTGGAGCAGCAGGCCGTATTTACGCCAAAGGTGCGCAGCGAGATGCTGGTGAATGTGGAGCAGGTGAAAGAGCGGATAGGGCGTCAAGGCACCGTCCTTGTGGACTCCCGAGAAGAGAAGCGTTATCTTGGAATGGAAGAAACGATTGATCCGGTCGCCGGACATATTCCGGGAGCAAAGCCGTATTTCTGGAAGGAAGGATTGCAAGCCGCAGGAGGATGGAAGGATGCCTCGGAGCAGGAGGCAAGGTTCGCAGACTTGCGCAGCGCAGATGAACTTATTGTCTACTGCGGCTCGGGTGTGACGGCGTGCCCGAACGTGCTGGCGTTTAGCGAGGCCGGCTTCAACAACGTGAAGCTGTACGCCGGCAGCTGGAGCGACTGGGTTAGCTACAAGGATAATCCGGTGGCGACGGGGAGAGAGTAA
- a CDS encoding GNAT family N-acetyltransferase gives MFSAQEEFADSEIRANQYRAVLDSDGVLSGFAQFFPIEGVTRLGLGMRPHLCGLGKGIHFVRAIVEEARRLSPQNQLDLEVMTWNERAIRVYARAGFIITDTYERMTPTGTGEFHCMVWPE, from the coding sequence ATGTTTTCCGCACAAGAGGAATTCGCCGATTCTGAAATTCGCGCAAACCAGTACCGTGCTGTGCTAGACTCGGACGGTGTGCTCAGCGGGTTTGCACAATTTTTTCCCATTGAGGGCGTTACACGGTTAGGTCTGGGCATGCGTCCCCATTTATGCGGATTAGGAAAGGGAATCCATTTTGTAAGAGCCATTGTAGAGGAAGCCAGACGGCTGTCCCCGCAAAACCAACTCGACCTTGAGGTAATGACTTGGAACGAAAGAGCGATCCGCGTATATGCACGGGCTGGTTTTATCATCACCGACACCTATGAACGGATGACTCCCACCGGAACCGGCGAATTCCACTGTATGGTATGGCCCGAATAA
- a CDS encoding SWIM zinc finger family protein: MLKLQIPKNRIKELTRHLQSDFELAQLERGWEYFHKGRVTEIELKHGVEVHALVRGTKAYEVILDMDNFGKSECSCPDGENCKHMAAVVFALYAPYARPELLLQQLKQAILVRSRQQQTRTVTRAAEKRQQDRLDPPTANESPAQWQRFFEQQFYGFSLSQQHSIELFHSAAKEKLAPYGERWKSPLKELYALHLLLFIMRKIEQFYQETKTSYLSYYIETGCKTVGRQCQEDLLRLTPKLDVDALTQSYAAQWKETLSLISEAALPGKDSPLSWPTVYRSVWWRMTNHASWIAEERARLQRMLKAKDLRPKRKDALLMAEAHFAVIEGNDEAARQQMEQLSKREARDFFLYLHHCYEEQAWDRMLAWLRWLLPVVQRAQQEELRQFCQYWMEAVGRQTDDAEWVSVMVALLPRTYHFYTAYLLKAQRYKAWIDLQLSNRVSPMNLYSLDLQTVEKQDPALMLPLYHHAVERCIAEKNRTAYKSATNMLKKLNTLYKKLDRLKDWEDYIYRLTVKYSRLRALQEELRKGKWIP; encoded by the coding sequence ATGCTCAAGCTGCAGATTCCGAAAAATCGAATAAAAGAGCTGACCCGGCATCTGCAGAGCGATTTTGAACTCGCACAGCTTGAACGCGGATGGGAGTACTTTCACAAAGGCCGTGTAACCGAGATTGAGCTGAAGCACGGCGTGGAAGTGCATGCTTTGGTGCGCGGGACGAAAGCCTACGAGGTCATTCTCGACATGGACAATTTCGGCAAAAGCGAATGCAGCTGTCCGGATGGAGAGAACTGCAAGCATATGGCCGCAGTTGTTTTTGCTCTGTACGCCCCTTATGCGCGGCCCGAGCTGCTCCTGCAGCAGTTGAAGCAAGCTATTCTCGTGCGCAGCCGTCAACAGCAGACGCGAACGGTCACCCGCGCAGCGGAGAAACGGCAGCAGGACCGGCTCGATCCGCCCACGGCGAACGAAAGCCCTGCGCAATGGCAGCGGTTTTTCGAGCAGCAGTTTTACGGCTTCTCGCTGTCTCAGCAGCATTCGATCGAGCTGTTCCACAGCGCAGCCAAAGAAAAGCTTGCGCCATACGGCGAGCGCTGGAAATCTCCTCTCAAGGAACTTTACGCCTTGCATTTGCTGCTGTTCATCATGCGAAAAATCGAGCAGTTTTATCAGGAGACCAAAACATCGTATCTTTCTTATTATATTGAAACCGGCTGTAAAACGGTCGGAAGGCAGTGCCAAGAGGATCTGCTGCGTCTCACGCCAAAGCTGGATGTAGATGCTTTGACCCAAAGCTATGCTGCGCAGTGGAAAGAGACCCTCAGCCTGATTTCGGAGGCCGCTCTGCCCGGAAAGGATTCTCCCCTGTCCTGGCCTACCGTGTACCGAAGCGTTTGGTGGCGGATGACGAACCACGCTTCGTGGATTGCAGAGGAACGGGCCCGGCTGCAGCGTATGCTGAAAGCAAAGGACCTGAGGCCAAAGCGTAAGGATGCGTTGCTGATGGCGGAAGCACACTTTGCCGTCATCGAAGGGAATGACGAAGCCGCCAGGCAGCAAATGGAGCAGCTTAGCAAGCGTGAAGCGCGGGATTTCTTCTTGTATTTGCATCATTGCTACGAGGAGCAGGCCTGGGATCGTATGCTCGCATGGCTCCGATGGCTGCTACCGGTTGTACAGCGCGCCCAGCAGGAGGAATTGCGGCAGTTCTGCCAATATTGGATGGAAGCCGTAGGACGACAAACGGACGATGCCGAGTGGGTATCCGTTATGGTAGCGCTGCTGCCGCGCACATACCACTTCTATACTGCGTATTTGCTAAAAGCCCAGCGGTACAAAGCATGGATCGATTTGCAATTGTCCAACCGCGTCTCCCCGATGAACCTGTACTCACTTGATCTCCAAACGGTGGAGAAGCAGGATCCGGCACTTATGCTGCCGCTGTATCACCATGCGGTGGAGCGGTGCATTGCTGAGAAGAACCGCACCGCTTACAAAAGCGCGACCAATATGCTCAAGAAACTGAACACTCTTTACAAAAAACTGGACCGCCTGAAAGACTGGGAGGATTACATCTACCGCCTGACAGTAAAATACTCTCGCCTCCGCGCACTGCAGGAAGAGCTGAGGAAAGGAAAATGGATTCCATGA
- a CDS encoding DEAD/DEAH box helicase has protein sequence MDSMIDTGNINVNVRWAPQGGFFLWGARYNGGICDAYDLRDWLFAWHAPSFYGTFIEVTESMNMEGVLLPSLEALDYMAAPSYVQHQRLDFSRDLEELTRLAPAVKEALTQGRFMPDFAKWKAGELGWKLQLPEEESALAASPVAQQWMDQLIPDWIEADGVMRQSLEQLERSFPLLSSGKEAVDLWMDEEDWLISIGWQSDGTPFRTCLKLEEPAVSGGAWPLRVVLQDRGDKDVQYEMAPTDLGALAAAEPDAAIAEALPEAWREHLGRAVRDAEKWGRMLPWLATGEESLRSSLTPDEAWELLVKGSLRLIESGYSVFLPDWWERIRKWRPRLKAKIKSSVGAGPQPMFGLGQLMQFDWKIALGDIELTEEEFRELLEQNRRLVQIHGQWVQLDPVHLAQLQSVMHQVQKNQGLSLRDVLELHLLGTSEGEEDKDFHRSLKMEVELNDQLQELVKLLNHAKRPPLTEPPDSFRGTLRPYQVEGISWLMFLRECGLGGCLADDMGLGKTIQMITYLLLLREKHLTEGTADPSPSLLICPTSVLGNWQKELQRFAPDLRVHLHYGPGRAKGETFAESCRDCDLVLTTYTLAHLDETELASMHWESICLDEAQNIKNAYTKQAASIRKLTGRHRIALTGTPIENRLTELWSIFDFLNPGYLGTLRDFTQRYVGAIERTQDPELIAKVQRLIRPFLLRRLKKDPSIQLDLPEKYEYKTYISLTTEQATLYETYIRDMFERIDTMSPMERRGMILAALTKLKQICNHPALLTKESPQSPWRGRSNKVERLLEMVQELRQEGDKCLIFTQFVESGLLLQRVFGEELGGKIPFLHGGSSKAERDRMIETFQNEAQTDTTDSGIFLLSLKAGGTGLNLTAANHVFHFDRWWNPAVENQATDRAFRIGQTRHVQVHKFVTLGTLEERIDEMIDKKMGLSQQIVGSGEQWITELSTDDLKDLFSLRSEWVEK, from the coding sequence ATGGATTCCATGATCGATACGGGGAACATCAACGTGAATGTGCGGTGGGCTCCTCAAGGCGGGTTTTTCCTTTGGGGCGCCCGGTATAACGGCGGCATCTGCGACGCTTACGACCTTCGCGACTGGTTGTTTGCCTGGCACGCGCCTTCCTTCTACGGCACGTTCATCGAGGTAACCGAATCGATGAATATGGAAGGCGTACTGCTTCCTTCGCTGGAAGCGCTAGACTATATGGCGGCTCCGAGCTACGTGCAGCACCAACGGCTGGATTTCAGCCGCGACCTTGAGGAGCTGACGCGGCTGGCGCCTGCCGTCAAAGAGGCACTGACGCAGGGACGCTTTATGCCTGATTTCGCCAAATGGAAAGCGGGCGAACTGGGCTGGAAGCTGCAGCTGCCCGAAGAAGAGTCCGCCCTGGCGGCCTCGCCGGTGGCGCAGCAGTGGATGGACCAGCTTATTCCCGACTGGATCGAAGCAGACGGGGTGATGCGCCAGAGCCTGGAGCAACTCGAACGTTCCTTTCCGCTGCTGTCCAGCGGCAAGGAAGCAGTTGATCTCTGGATGGACGAGGAGGATTGGCTCATTTCTATCGGTTGGCAGTCCGATGGCACGCCCTTCCGGACATGCCTGAAGCTTGAAGAGCCCGCGGTTTCCGGCGGCGCTTGGCCGCTGCGCGTCGTGCTGCAGGACCGAGGCGACAAGGACGTGCAGTACGAGATGGCTCCCACGGACCTCGGGGCACTGGCTGCCGCAGAGCCTGACGCCGCTATCGCCGAGGCGCTGCCTGAGGCATGGCGCGAGCATCTCGGCCGGGCTGTACGCGACGCCGAGAAGTGGGGGCGCATGCTGCCATGGCTCGCTACCGGCGAGGAAAGCTTGCGCAGCTCCCTCACGCCGGATGAGGCATGGGAACTGCTTGTGAAGGGCAGCCTCCGCCTTATCGAGTCGGGCTACTCCGTCTTCCTGCCCGACTGGTGGGAGCGTATCCGCAAGTGGCGTCCCCGCCTCAAAGCGAAGATCAAGTCGTCCGTAGGCGCAGGTCCGCAGCCGATGTTCGGCCTTGGTCAGCTCATGCAATTCGATTGGAAAATCGCCCTCGGAGACATCGAGTTGACGGAAGAAGAATTCCGTGAGCTGCTCGAGCAGAACCGCAGGCTGGTGCAAATTCACGGTCAGTGGGTGCAGCTCGATCCCGTTCATCTCGCTCAGCTTCAAAGCGTGATGCATCAGGTACAGAAGAACCAGGGCCTTTCTCTTCGGGATGTACTGGAGCTGCACCTGCTGGGCACAAGCGAAGGCGAAGAAGATAAGGACTTCCACCGTTCCCTGAAGATGGAGGTCGAGCTGAACGATCAGCTTCAGGAGCTGGTCAAGCTTCTGAATCATGCCAAGCGTCCACCGCTCACCGAACCGCCCGACAGCTTCCGCGGCACCTTGCGGCCTTACCAAGTGGAGGGCATTTCGTGGCTGATGTTCCTGCGGGAGTGTGGTTTGGGCGGATGCCTGGCCGACGATATGGGCCTCGGCAAAACGATTCAAATGATTACCTATCTGCTTCTCCTGCGGGAGAAACATCTGACCGAAGGCACGGCAGATCCGTCTCCCTCCCTGCTCATCTGTCCCACCTCGGTGCTCGGCAACTGGCAGAAGGAGCTCCAGCGCTTCGCTCCCGACCTGCGCGTTCATCTGCATTACGGTCCGGGTCGCGCCAAGGGCGAAACGTTCGCTGAAAGCTGCCGCGACTGCGACCTTGTGCTGACAACGTATACGCTGGCTCACTTGGACGAAACGGAGCTCGCCTCAATGCACTGGGAATCGATATGTCTGGATGAGGCGCAAAACATCAAGAACGCCTACACGAAGCAGGCGGCATCCATCCGTAAGCTGACAGGACGGCACCGAATCGCACTGACAGGCACGCCGATCGAGAATCGGCTGACCGAGCTGTGGTCGATTTTCGATTTTCTGAACCCCGGCTACCTCGGTACGCTGCGCGATTTCACACAGCGGTATGTCGGAGCCATTGAGCGGACTCAAGACCCGGAGCTTATCGCCAAGGTACAGCGGCTCATCCGCCCATTCCTGCTGCGGCGGCTAAAGAAGGATCCTTCGATCCAGCTCGATTTACCGGAAAAATACGAGTACAAAACCTATATCTCTCTTACCACAGAGCAAGCTACGCTTTACGAAACCTACATCCGTGACATGTTCGAGCGCATCGACACGATGTCGCCCATGGAGCGCCGCGGCATGATCTTGGCTGCCCTGACGAAGCTGAAGCAAATCTGCAACCATCCCGCCCTGCTCACGAAAGAATCGCCACAGTCACCATGGCGCGGACGCTCCAACAAAGTCGAACGGCTGCTGGAGATGGTTCAGGAGCTGCGGCAGGAAGGCGATAAATGTCTCATTTTCACCCAGTTCGTAGAGAGCGGCCTGCTGCTTCAGCGGGTGTTCGGGGAAGAATTAGGCGGCAAAATCCCATTCCTGCACGGTGGAAGCTCTAAAGCAGAGCGCGACCGGATGATCGAAACCTTTCAAAATGAAGCGCAGACGGACACCACAGATTCAGGCATTTTCTTGCTGTCGCTGAAGGCGGGGGGAACAGGACTCAACCTTACGGCCGCCAATCACGTGTTTCATTTTGACCGTTGGTGGAACCCGGCGGTGGAGAACCAAGCAACAGACCGCGCTTTCCGGATCGGCCAGACCCGCCACGTGCAGGTCCACAAGTTCGTCACGCTGGGGACGCTGGAGGAACGCATCGATGAGATGATCGATAAGAAGATGGGGCTCAGCCAGCAAATCGTAGGCAGCGGCGAGCAGTGGATCACGGAGTTATCAACGGACGACCTCAAGGATCTCTTCTCGCTGCGCAGCGAGTGGGTTGAGAAATAA